One genomic window of Mogibacterium diversum includes the following:
- a CDS encoding SMI1/KNR4 family protein gives MSIEKIYDYFRSYDKETYQVFACGDDTPSEQDIEAFESEFNIKLPEDFKEFTMSPLGGLYMEVREEIWPMAQEYEVAPFWEFCRGIMVYGISSEVPEYLDLRANTRAFHESGLSDCIPFFSVIGDGEQIFCFDREGKIVVFDGYEMHDVEGDFESFLLGQIAELEERKDKKVEKLKNRAGR, from the coding sequence ATGTCTATAGAAAAGATTTACGATTATTTTAGAAGCTACGACAAAGAAACTTATCAGGTTTTCGCATGTGGAGATGACACGCCGTCAGAACAAGATATAGAAGCTTTTGAGAGCGAGTTCAATATAAAGCTGCCGGAGGATTTCAAAGAGTTTACGATGTCTCCGCTTGGTGGTCTATACATGGAAGTAAGAGAAGAAATCTGGCCTATGGCACAGGAGTATGAAGTTGCACCATTTTGGGAATTTTGCCGCGGAATCATGGTTTACGGCATCTCAAGTGAAGTCCCAGAGTACCTAGACTTACGTGCAAATACAAGGGCTTTCCATGAAAGTGGGCTATCTGACTGCATCCCGTTCTTCTCGGTAATAGGTGACGGTGAGCAGATATTCTGTTTCGATAGAGAAGGCAAGATAGTTGTTTTCGATGGCTATGAGATGCATGATGTTGAAGGCGATTTTGAGAGCTTTTTACTTGGTCAAATCGCTGAGCTAGAGGAACGTAAGGATAAGAAGGTCGAGAAGCTGAAGAATAGAGCTGGCAGATAA
- the tuf gene encoding elongation factor Tu — MAKQKYERTKPHINIGTIGHVDHGKTTLTAAITKTLHNRYGLGADVAFDQIDKAPEEKARGITISSAHVEYETPNRHYAHVDCPGHADYVKNMITGAAQMDGAILVVAATDGPMPQTREHILLSRQVGVPYIIVFLNKCDMVDDEELLDLVEMEVRELLDEYEFPGDDTPIIRGSALKALEDPSGEWGDKICELMEAVDTYIPEPQRANDQPFLMPIEDVFSITGRGTVATGRVERGTLKVGDEVELVGLSDEKRKVVVTGVEMFKKTLDAAETGDNIGALLRGIQRDEIERGQVLSKPGSIHPHTKFKGQVYVLKKEEGGRHTPFFNGYRPQFYLRTTDVTGDLKLPEGTEMCMPGDNVVMEIELITPVAIEEGLRFAIREGGRTVGSGVVTEIIE; from the coding sequence ATGGCAAAGCAGAAGTATGAGAGAACCAAGCCACATATCAACATCGGTACAATCGGCCACGTTGACCACGGCAAGACAACTCTAACAGCAGCAATCACAAAGACTCTTCACAACAGATATGGACTCGGAGCAGACGTAGCATTCGACCAGATCGACAAGGCACCAGAAGAGAAGGCAAGAGGAATCACGATTTCCTCAGCACACGTAGAGTATGAGACACCAAACAGACACTACGCACACGTAGACTGCCCAGGACACGCTGACTATGTAAAGAACATGATTACAGGAGCAGCTCAGATGGACGGAGCTATTCTAGTAGTAGCAGCAACAGATGGACCAATGCCTCAGACAAGAGAGCACATCCTGCTATCTAGACAGGTAGGCGTACCATACATCATCGTATTCCTGAACAAGTGCGATATGGTAGATGACGAGGAGCTACTAGACCTAGTAGAGATGGAAGTAAGAGAGCTACTAGACGAGTATGAGTTCCCAGGAGATGACACACCAATCATCAGAGGATCTGCACTAAAGGCACTAGAGGATCCAAGCGGTGAGTGGGGAGATAAGATTTGTGAGCTAATGGAAGCAGTAGACACATACATTCCAGAGCCACAGAGAGCAAACGATCAGCCATTCCTAATGCCAATCGAGGACGTATTCTCAATCACAGGACGTGGAACAGTAGCAACAGGAAGAGTTGAGAGAGGAACACTCAAGGTAGGAGACGAAGTAGAGCTCGTAGGACTAAGCGACGAGAAGAGAAAGGTAGTTGTAACTGGAGTAGAGATGTTCAAGAAGACTCTTGACGCAGCAGAAACAGGAGACAACATCGGAGCACTACTAAGAGGAATTCAGAGAGACGAAATCGAAAGAGGACAGGTACTCTCGAAGCCAGGCTCAATTCACCCACACACAAAGTTCAAGGGACAGGTATACGTACTAAAGAAGGAAGAGGGTGGAAGACACACACCATTCTTCAATGGATACAGACCACAGTTCTACCTAAGAACAACAGACGTAACAGGAGATCTAAAGCTACCAGAGGGTACAGAGATGTGCATGCCTGGAGATAACGTAGTAATGGAGATCGAACTGATTACACCAGTAGCTATCGAAGAGGGACTACGTTTCGCTATCAGAGAAGGTGGAAGAACAGTAGGATCCGGAGTAGTTACAGAGATCATCGAGTAA
- a CDS encoding nucleoside phosphorylase translates to MKADFYDASNEAIFTPESFYGPRGDFADICIPVLSFEIHDYILNAFECVKCGQLIACNINTPIYVFEYDKKRIAFYQSSMGSAIASHQLIEANWITGAEKFVMFGSAGTLDFEQTDGKYIVPSKAYRGEGLSFYYCPAGDYIEVKCSGVVSDIFCKANIPYTEGAIWTTDSMYRETKALVDARKQEGCIAVEMEVAGVQSVCDFHNWKLYSFLCAGDVISDESYSVGELSEANHGLDKLNAALTIIEAL, encoded by the coding sequence ATGAAAGCGGATTTTTACGATGCGTCCAACGAGGCGATATTCACACCTGAATCATTTTATGGACCAAGAGGTGATTTTGCAGACATCTGCATTCCTGTTCTGTCATTTGAAATTCATGACTATATATTAAATGCGTTTGAATGTGTAAAGTGTGGACAGCTCATTGCCTGCAACATAAACACACCTATATATGTGTTTGAATACGACAAAAAACGAATTGCATTTTACCAATCCTCGATGGGTTCAGCGATAGCATCACATCAGTTAATAGAAGCAAATTGGATAACAGGTGCAGAAAAATTTGTCATGTTTGGCTCAGCAGGGACACTTGATTTTGAGCAAACTGATGGTAAATACATAGTACCAAGCAAGGCATATAGGGGTGAAGGACTTTCTTTCTACTACTGTCCAGCAGGAGATTATATAGAAGTTAAGTGTTCAGGAGTTGTTTCTGATATCTTTTGTAAAGCAAATATCCCATATACCGAAGGTGCTATATGGACAACTGACTCGATGTATAGAGAAACAAAAGCATTAGTAGATGCCAGAAAGCAAGAAGGGTGCATTGCAGTTGAAATGGAGGTTGCCGGGGTGCAGTCTGTGTGCGACTTCCATAATTGGAAGTTGTACAGCTTCTTGTGTGCAGGTGACGTTATATCAGATGAAAGCTATAGTGTAGGAGAACTGTCTGAAGCAAATCACGGACTAGATAAACTAAATGCAGCATTAACGATAATAGAGGCACTTTAA
- a CDS encoding C-GCAxxG-C-C family protein, with amino-acid sequence MDKGNIAELFGRGQDCGQIVVEHFANKIGVSKEEANRMAAAFGGGLGVGETCGAVMGAMIVLGLKYGHNGPDDNERKGEMNEKRAEFLALWNEKYGKVRCEDLLGNNIGTQEGLTKILDEGLLFSFCPSLVDDAIKMLEKLA; translated from the coding sequence ATGGATAAGGGAAATATAGCTGAACTATTTGGTAGAGGTCAGGATTGCGGACAGATTGTTGTGGAGCATTTTGCAAATAAGATAGGGGTCTCCAAAGAGGAGGCAAATCGAATGGCTGCGGCATTTGGTGGAGGACTTGGTGTTGGTGAAACATGTGGTGCAGTAATGGGGGCAATGATTGTGCTAGGGCTAAAATATGGCCATAATGGACCTGACGATAATGAAAGAAAAGGTGAAATGAACGAGAAAAGAGCAGAATTTCTTGCTCTATGGAATGAAAAATATGGTAAGGTTCGCTGTGAAGATCTGCTTGGAAATAATATTGGCACACAAGAAGGGCTAACGAAGATACTTGATGAAGGGCTGCTATTCAGTTTCTGTCCTTCGCTAGTTGATGATGCTATTAAAATGCTTGAAAAACTAGCATAG
- the arsS gene encoding arsenosugar biosynthesis radical SAM (seleno)protein ArsS (Some members of this family are selenoproteins.), which translates to MKDRFKELDNVPDFQANIENPKVQKTDDMKVLQINVGRLCNLACKHCHVEAGPSRTEIMSKEVMDACLKTYNKWGFDTIDITGGAPEMNPNFRWFVEECCRISNHVIVRSSMVIMLEEGYEDLPEFYARNKVELVVSLPHYKAKKTNKQRGDSVFEGSIEMLKKLNALGYGTDSDLVLNMVYNPSGAFFPPNQQAMETEYKEKLGREYGISFNNLFCITNNPIGRFGKFLVQSGNFEGYMYKLYDAFNPETLENMMCRYQISVGWDGKVYDCDFNQAEGIEISTKQTIFDIADSDYEVRNICFDKHCYACTAGSGSSCGGTTE; encoded by the coding sequence ATGAAAGATAGATTTAAAGAACTAGATAATGTGCCAGATTTTCAAGCAAATATTGAAAATCCAAAGGTACAAAAAACGGATGATATGAAAGTGCTTCAGATTAATGTTGGCAGATTATGCAATCTTGCATGTAAGCATTGTCATGTTGAGGCTGGGCCAAGCCGCACTGAGATTATGAGCAAAGAAGTTATGGATGCCTGTCTAAAGACTTATAATAAATGGGGATTTGACACGATTGACATCACTGGTGGTGCCCCAGAAATGAATCCTAATTTTAGATGGTTTGTTGAGGAATGTTGCCGAATCAGCAATCATGTAATCGTTAGATCTAGCATGGTTATCATGCTTGAAGAAGGCTATGAGGACTTACCTGAGTTTTATGCACGCAACAAGGTGGAACTTGTGGTTTCACTTCCGCATTACAAAGCGAAGAAGACAAATAAACAACGTGGAGACTCTGTTTTTGAAGGTTCCATTGAGATGCTTAAGAAGCTAAACGCGCTTGGATATGGTACAGATTCAGATCTCGTTCTAAATATGGTGTATAACCCGAGCGGTGCATTCTTTCCTCCTAATCAGCAAGCTATGGAGACAGAGTATAAGGAAAAGCTGGGAAGAGAGTACGGGATATCGTTCAATAATCTGTTTTGTATAACTAACAATCCTATCGGAAGATTTGGGAAATTTCTCGTTCAATCGGGTAATTTTGAAGGATATATGTATAAACTGTACGATGCGTTTAATCCTGAAACACTAGAGAATATGATGTGTAGATATCAGATTTCAGTAGGCTGGGATGGCAAAGTTTATGATTGTGACTTCAACCAAGCAGAAGGGATAGAGATATCTACAAAGCAGACGATTTTTGATATTGCAGACTCAGACTATGAAGTTCGAAATATATGCTTTGACAAACATTGCTATGCATGTACGGCAGGATCTGGTTCTAGTTGCGGTGGTACGACAGAGTAA
- a CDS encoding arsenosugar biosynthesis-associated peroxidase-like protein yields MNTYYNPDDLAKFPTIGEEAPELWDAFLKYYGPVMAEGALTAREKALIALAVAHSEMCPYCIDSYTQTLLEMGVDEEEMTEAVHVAAAMKAGITLVHGVQMKNVVGKLEQK; encoded by the coding sequence ATGAATACTTATTATAATCCTGATGATTTGGCAAAATTCCCTACAATTGGTGAAGAAGCACCAGAACTATGGGATGCATTTCTTAAATACTATGGACCAGTAATGGCGGAAGGTGCGCTTACTGCTAGGGAAAAGGCGCTTATAGCGCTTGCAGTTGCGCATTCTGAGATGTGCCCATACTGCATCGATTCATACACACAGACACTTCTTGAGATGGGTGTAGACGAAGAAGAAATGACAGAAGCTGTTCACGTTGCAGCGGCTATGAAAGCTGGAATTACATTGGTTCATGGCGTGCAGATGAAAAACGTTGTTGGAAAGCTAGAGCAGAAATAG
- a CDS encoding TVP38/TMEM64 family protein — MNIEKHETVSKKRKNIIKKAVLLTVLLICIICYIAVPSIHNTINRVFEMFKSGDFMVVKDFVKSYGPYAAVISFLLMILQSIAAPLPSFLITFANANLFGWVKGAILSWTSAMVGATLCFYIARILGRDAVEKLTSKRGLEQIDEFFQRHGRMSILIARLLPFISFDIVSYAAGLTSISFLEFIVATGLGQLPATIIYSYVGGMLTGGAKLLVTGLFILFGVSGIIFLIRQVYIEKNKEK, encoded by the coding sequence ATGAATATAGAAAAACATGAAACTGTGAGCAAGAAGAGAAAAAACATAATAAAAAAGGCTGTTTTGCTGACGGTACTATTGATATGCATAATATGCTACATAGCCGTTCCAAGTATACACAACACTATTAATAGAGTGTTTGAAATGTTCAAGAGTGGGGATTTTATGGTTGTGAAGGATTTCGTTAAATCATATGGTCCTTACGCCGCAGTTATATCGTTCCTTCTCATGATACTGCAGTCTATCGCAGCACCATTACCTTCATTTCTGATTACTTTTGCAAATGCAAATCTATTTGGTTGGGTGAAAGGCGCAATTCTTTCGTGGACAAGTGCTATGGTGGGGGCGACGCTATGCTTTTACATAGCTAGAATACTAGGGCGTGATGCAGTTGAGAAACTTACTAGCAAAAGAGGATTAGAACAGATTGACGAGTTCTTTCAGAGGCACGGAAGAATGAGCATTTTGATTGCCAGGCTGCTACCTTTTATAAGCTTTGATATCGTAAGCTATGCTGCTGGATTGACGTCGATTTCGTTTCTAGAGTTCATAGTAGCAACAGGACTAGGGCAGTTGCCAGCGACGATAATATATTCATACGTTGGAGGAATGCTTACTGGAGGGGCAAAGCTACTTGTAACAGGTCTGTTTATCCTGTTTGGTGTGTCGGGAATAATTTTCCTCATCAGGCAGGTATACATAGAGAAAAATAAAGAAAAGTAA
- a CDS encoding aminoglycoside phosphotransferase family protein produces the protein MSKSTIESGLKRIAASKPYREALGLPDEVTEEYNLLAQGEYNINYIFTHPITGKKLVLRVNCGSQMHLENQITYEYRALELLEQSGRTPAVYYVDDTKQFINNGVLVMEYLSGHSLIYEKEMDKALAVLADIHSVNIEPQNKGEETVSISGTTLLAPREPLKAILEECEQMAAKFFDYEQADIMIKQKIRKLLDYGWKRLGRRTGVSPYNCIINTELNSTNFLINGPGEQSYLIDWEKPLFGDPAQDLGHFLAPTTTFWKTDTIFTPQEIDYYIDEYIYAVAGRYITAELKERTHDFVPITCLRGVTWCAMAWVEYRQPGRDITNESTARKLEQYINPEFLDRIEELIEA, from the coding sequence ATGAGCAAATCAACAATCGAAAGTGGACTAAAGCGAATAGCTGCCTCGAAACCATATAGAGAGGCTCTTGGACTCCCTGATGAAGTAACCGAGGAATACAACCTTTTGGCCCAAGGAGAGTACAATATCAACTATATATTTACTCATCCTATAACGGGCAAGAAACTTGTTCTTAGGGTGAATTGCGGGTCCCAGATGCATTTAGAGAATCAGATAACCTATGAATATCGGGCACTAGAATTGCTCGAACAATCTGGTAGAACACCTGCTGTTTATTATGTTGATGATACAAAGCAATTTATAAATAATGGCGTACTTGTAATGGAATATTTATCGGGACACTCGCTTATATATGAGAAAGAGATGGATAAGGCGCTAGCTGTTTTAGCGGATATCCACAGCGTTAATATAGAACCTCAGAATAAAGGTGAGGAGACCGTAAGCATAAGTGGCACAACGCTACTGGCTCCGAGAGAACCTCTCAAAGCTATTCTTGAAGAGTGTGAGCAGATGGCTGCTAAGTTCTTTGATTATGAGCAGGCTGATATCATGATTAAACAAAAAATCAGAAAGCTACTCGACTACGGCTGGAAGAGACTAGGCAGAAGAACCGGGGTCTCTCCGTATAACTGCATTATAAACACAGAATTGAACTCCACAAACTTCCTAATCAATGGACCTGGAGAACAGAGTTACCTTATTGACTGGGAAAAGCCTTTGTTCGGTGACCCAGCTCAGGACCTCGGGCACTTTCTTGCGCCGACTACTACTTTTTGGAAAACTGATACGATTTTTACGCCACAGGAAATTGATTATTATATAGATGAGTATATATATGCAGTTGCAGGCAGGTACATTACAGCAGAATTAAAGGAGAGAACTCACGATTTTGTGCCTATAACGTGTCTCAGGGGTGTAACATGGTGTGCTATGGCATGGGTAGAATACAGACAGCCGGGTAGAGATATTACTAATGAAAGTACAGCGCGGAAGCTGGAACAGTACATCAATCCAGAGTTTTTGGATAGAATTGAAGAGTTAATTGAGGCATAA
- a CDS encoding TIGR04283 family arsenosugar biosynthesis glycosyltransferase, producing MKQKLDNIKSDKAVILFTRIPEPGKVKTRMMPYLSPSECAELQECCIKDSLEMLREVDVDKFICYEPSGDRNLLAELCKETNFIVQRGDDIGARMKNGLSDVFDIGYKSVLLMGSDIPEVKSSDITDAFSQLQSCDTVIGPSQDGGYYLIGMNDIKPELFAQSSYGHGKVLDELLHIAADNNIHVTLVAEHRDLDTKDDILYFREHIRHQHHLMESEVGKFVTKVLRVSVIVPTYNEEKRIDKLIKQLDDICDDAEIVIVDGGSTDSTLAHIPDRYRIVKSDKGRALQLNAGARAASGEVLFFMHADSELPNKPIHEIREVMKTYNAGCFGIEFQSDNLLMKINAAISNDRAFRRQIAFGDQGMFMTREVFEGVGGFPEIPIMEDYQLSLTLREMGIRIGATRGRICTSDRRYPKGNIKKLRLMFKMWLLRRKYRMGIDPYQIAKEYKDIR from the coding sequence ATGAAGCAAAAACTAGACAACATAAAATCAGATAAAGCTGTAATATTGTTCACACGAATTCCAGAGCCTGGCAAAGTAAAGACGCGAATGATGCCTTATTTAAGCCCAAGTGAGTGTGCAGAACTTCAAGAATGCTGTATAAAGGATTCGTTGGAAATGCTTCGAGAAGTAGATGTAGATAAATTCATTTGTTATGAGCCTTCTGGGGACAGGAATTTGCTTGCAGAGCTATGTAAAGAGACAAATTTTATTGTTCAGCGTGGTGATGACATAGGGGCACGAATGAAAAATGGTCTCAGCGATGTGTTCGATATTGGTTACAAGTCAGTCTTGCTCATGGGATCGGACATACCTGAGGTTAAGTCGTCAGATATAACGGATGCATTTTCGCAGCTACAATCATGTGATACCGTCATTGGCCCTTCACAGGATGGTGGCTACTATCTTATAGGCATGAATGACATTAAACCAGAGTTATTTGCTCAATCATCGTATGGGCACGGCAAGGTGCTTGATGAACTCTTGCACATCGCTGCGGATAACAATATTCACGTTACTTTAGTGGCGGAACACCGTGATTTGGATACAAAAGATGATATTTTGTATTTTAGGGAGCATATTCGACATCAACACCATCTTATGGAAAGTGAAGTAGGGAAATTCGTTACAAAGGTACTGCGGGTTTCTGTAATTGTTCCGACTTACAATGAGGAAAAGCGAATTGACAAGCTTATAAAGCAGCTTGATGACATCTGTGATGATGCTGAGATTGTCATAGTAGATGGCGGTAGCACGGACTCTACATTAGCTCATATTCCTGATAGATATCGTATTGTAAAAAGTGATAAGGGAAGAGCTCTTCAGCTAAATGCAGGTGCAAGGGCAGCTAGCGGCGAGGTGCTGTTCTTCATGCACGCTGACAGTGAGCTACCTAACAAGCCAATACATGAAATAAGAGAGGTTATGAAAACCTACAATGCAGGGTGTTTCGGCATAGAGTTTCAATCAGATAATCTGCTGATGAAAATCAACGCAGCCATTTCAAATGACAGAGCATTTCGCAGACAGATAGCTTTCGGAGATCAAGGCATGTTCATGACCCGAGAAGTGTTTGAAGGAGTCGGGGGATTTCCAGAAATTCCCATTATGGAGGACTACCAGTTGTCGCTAACACTTAGGGAAATGGGAATAAGAATAGGTGCTACAAGAGGTAGAATTTGCACCTCTGATAGACGGTACCCGAAAGGAAATATTAAAAAGCTACGACTCATGTTCAAGATGTGGCTTTTGCGCAGAAAATACAGGATGGGGATAGATCCGTATCAAATTGCTAAAGAGTACAAGGATATTAGATAA
- a CDS encoding VTT domain-containing protein, which yields MKNKKLWVFVGTVVLIVLINHFFGISEWLGGDKGLSFLKKLVEENLMLAILIYIVVTIISCVVFALPGVTFAIAASVLFGPILGTICCVIATTLGAMLAFLTGRYFLKDSIKPTVQKNKYLKKWLFDESGQNEFFVLMITRLVPIFPYNLQNFAYGITDISFASYSIGTLIFILPGTAMYTVGFSGFTETSGNRWVYFAISIALAVVVIGISMWLKKRYVVKETGASDRGSGKAPYIGADKDSSLDLTRCIHCHKCQNNCKFLAKHRIDIGDGDKLNDLAYHCFLCGECTAVCPMKIDGREVVLRFRQSAVDDLAGEEQISKRYKGMLLEKRKYIFKNYRHAGNGHAAFFPGCNFVSMYPKTTKHVVALLKEVNIGVIYDCCGKPVAELGLAEDEQRIISDIDNRLRELGISELVTACPNCYDFLGGKLEAKVVSIYDKLAELGIGAEVEGGKKMFMPCPDRNKGELLSQIEENFAKKPFEKIDGVQCCGLGGSAGACEPELAKNMTKKLEDGIWVYCATCAGKITRDGHKDVKHVLPEILGTCESPDTKKSYFNRVFTKFK from the coding sequence ATGAAAAATAAAAAGCTGTGGGTATTTGTCGGAACAGTTGTATTAATAGTGCTTATAAATCACTTCTTTGGCATATCTGAATGGTTAGGTGGAGATAAGGGACTGAGCTTTCTAAAAAAGCTCGTTGAAGAAAACCTTATGCTCGCAATATTAATCTACATAGTTGTAACCATAATTAGCTGCGTGGTTTTTGCTCTTCCTGGAGTAACATTTGCAATAGCCGCGAGTGTTCTCTTTGGCCCTATACTTGGAACAATTTGCTGCGTAATAGCGACTACGCTTGGTGCTATGCTTGCTTTCTTGACAGGAAGATATTTTTTAAAGGACAGCATCAAACCGACTGTTCAAAAAAATAAGTATTTAAAAAAGTGGCTGTTCGATGAGTCAGGGCAAAATGAATTCTTCGTTTTGATGATTACCAGGCTAGTACCGATTTTTCCGTACAACCTGCAGAATTTTGCATATGGCATAACGGATATTTCATTTGCATCATACTCTATAGGTACTCTAATTTTTATTTTGCCGGGGACTGCGATGTATACGGTGGGATTCTCTGGTTTCACAGAGACCAGTGGAAATAGATGGGTGTACTTCGCCATATCCATTGCTCTTGCAGTTGTAGTAATCGGTATTTCTATGTGGTTAAAGAAAAGATACGTAGTCAAAGAGACTGGGGCCAGTGACAGAGGCTCGGGGAAAGCACCGTATATAGGAGCTGACAAAGATTCTTCTCTAGATTTGACAAGGTGCATCCATTGTCATAAGTGTCAAAATAACTGCAAGTTTCTTGCAAAACATAGAATAGATATTGGTGATGGTGATAAGCTTAATGATCTAGCATATCACTGCTTTCTATGCGGTGAATGCACGGCGGTATGTCCGATGAAAATTGACGGACGAGAAGTCGTATTGCGTTTTAGGCAGAGTGCGGTCGATGATCTGGCAGGCGAGGAGCAGATTAGCAAAAGATATAAGGGCATGCTGCTTGAAAAGAGGAAGTATATATTTAAAAATTACAGACATGCTGGAAATGGGCACGCGGCCTTCTTCCCTGGATGCAATTTTGTATCTATGTATCCTAAAACCACGAAGCATGTTGTCGCACTTCTTAAAGAAGTAAATATAGGCGTCATTTATGATTGCTGCGGGAAACCAGTAGCAGAGCTCGGGCTTGCTGAAGATGAGCAAAGAATAATAAGTGATATAGATAATAGGTTGAGAGAATTAGGCATAAGCGAGCTTGTTACAGCCTGTCCAAACTGTTATGATTTTCTGGGAGGCAAGCTAGAAGCCAAAGTTGTGAGCATCTATGATAAGCTGGCTGAACTTGGCATTGGAGCAGAAGTCGAGGGTGGCAAAAAGATGTTCATGCCATGCCCAGATAGAAATAAGGGAGAGCTTTTATCTCAGATTGAAGAGAATTTTGCAAAGAAGCCTTTTGAGAAGATTGATGGAGTGCAGTGCTGTGGACTGGGAGGAAGTGCAGGAGCCTGTGAACCTGAGCTTGCAAAGAATATGACCAAAAAGCTTGAGGACGGCATATGGGTATATTGCGCAACATGTGCAGGTAAAATCACTCGTGATGGGCATAAAGATGTAAAGCATGTTCTTCCAGAAATCCTTGGAACGTGTGAAAGTCCAGATACAAAGAAATCATATTTTAACAGGGTGTTTACGAAATTTAAATGA
- a CDS encoding sulfurtransferase, which translates to MKKKIFAVTTILVFALSMLTACGNKSEEKAKPVSAPAVKERQVYVTPKWVKSVIDKNQKGYEDYVVAEVGYPAKASKDKDFVKGHIKGSIYVSDQEVEDATGSKEGAYNLLSPEKVRDNMLAHGITKDTKVILYGKDTSGVARVAFAYIWCGVSDVKILDGGIAAWEKAGYETVKGDPAKRKKATDFGVAVPAHPEYYTSIQDVRQKLGKDPNFKLVSIRSKNEWLGKTSGYDYIDKAGEPEGAVWGKGANSAADVAQFVNKDGTIKSLKGFQEVWKDCDFTLDNHLAFYCGTGWRACPPFLVLYQNGYNNISVYDGGWYEWQMHDDYPVQVGDPKSSNVKHTTAGQLETGKATKKK; encoded by the coding sequence ATGAAGAAAAAAATCTTTGCAGTGACAACTATTTTAGTCTTTGCTCTTTCTATGCTAACGGCATGTGGAAACAAATCCGAAGAGAAAGCAAAACCAGTGTCAGCGCCTGCTGTTAAAGAGAGACAGGTGTACGTAACTCCTAAGTGGGTTAAGAGTGTAATCGACAAAAACCAGAAGGGTTACGAAGATTATGTAGTAGCGGAAGTAGGCTACCCAGCGAAAGCCTCAAAGGATAAAGATTTCGTTAAGGGTCATATAAAAGGATCCATATATGTATCGGATCAGGAAGTTGAAGATGCGACTGGATCTAAGGAAGGTGCATACAACCTACTATCACCTGAGAAGGTAAGAGATAATATGCTTGCGCACGGAATCACTAAGGATACAAAAGTTATCCTTTATGGAAAGGATACTTCCGGTGTTGCAAGAGTGGCATTTGCATATATCTGGTGCGGAGTTTCAGATGTTAAGATTCTAGATGGTGGCATCGCTGCATGGGAAAAGGCAGGATATGAAACTGTTAAGGGTGACCCTGCGAAGCGTAAAAAGGCAACCGACTTTGGTGTAGCGGTTCCAGCACATCCTGAATATTATACAAGCATCCAGGACGTTAGACAGAAGCTTGGTAAGGACCCGAACTTCAAGCTTGTCAGCATCAGATCAAAGAATGAGTGGCTTGGAAAGACAAGTGGATACGACTACATAGATAAGGCTGGAGAGCCAGAAGGTGCAGTTTGGGGTAAAGGTGCAAACAGTGCAGCCGACGTAGCACAGTTCGTTAATAAGGATGGAACTATAAAATCCCTAAAGGGATTCCAGGAAGTATGGAAAGACTGCGACTTTACACTTGATAATCACCTAGCATTCTACTGCGGAACTGGTTGGAGAGCATGCCCACCATTCCTCGTACTATATCAGAATGGATATAATAATATATCAGTTTATGATGGTGGCTGGTATGAGTGGCAGATGCACGACGATTATCCAGTTCAGGTTGGAGATCCTAAGAGCTCAAATGTCAAGCACACAACTGCTGGACAGCTAGAGACTGGTAAAGCTACAAAGAAAAAGTAA